Below is a window of Gemmatimonadota bacterium DNA.
GGCCTTTCCTTCCCCAAGGGCATCCTGCTCGTGGGCGTGCCCGGCTGCGGCAAGAGCCTCTGCGCCCGCGCTGTGGCCATGGAATGGGGACTGCCGCTGCTGCGGCTGGATCCCGGCAACCTCTACAACAAGTACCTGGGCGAGAGTGAAAAGAACTTCCAGCGCGCCATCCGCGCGGCCGAGCGCATGGCGCCCGTGATCCTGTGGATTGACGAGCTGGAGAAGGCGTTCGCTGCCGCCGGCGACAGCGCCGATGGCGGGGTCTCGACCCGCATCCTGGGCAGCTTCCTCACCTGGCTGCAAGACCGGAAGGGTGACGTGTTCGTGGTCGCTACTGCCAATGACGTGTCACGCCTGCCGCCCGAGTTCATCCGCAAGGGACGCTTCGACGAGATCTTCTTCCTGGACCTGCCCACGCCAGAGGTGCGCGCCGCGCTGTTCCGCATCCACCTCGCCAGGCGCGGCCAGGACCCGCAGCGCTTCGACCTTGGCACGCTCGTCAACGCAGCCGGCGGGTTCAGCGGCGCGGAGATCGAGCAGGCCATCGTCTCCGGGTTGTATACCGCCTTCGCCGGCGGCACCCAGCTCTCGACGGCCGCACTGCTGGACGAGATCTCGCGCACGCGCCCGCTGGCCCGGACCATGGCCGAGCGTATTCAGGCGCTGCGCCACTGGGCCCGCGACCGCACGGTCAGCGCGCAGTGAGACACAGCCGATGCCGCGTCCCGTCCCGACGCATCAAGCAGGGAACGGTCTGGGCTGTGCTAAGCTGATTCTCGGGAACGCCGAGCCTTGGCGAAGGCTGGGGAGCGTTCTTGGATGCGACGCATTGCCGCAGGGTCGTAGACCTTCTCCCCGCACGCAGGGCACGCGAAGTAGCGAAGGTCAGGGACGGAATACGGCTTCCCGCCGAAGCTGCCCTGCCACCTGCCGCGAACCGCCTTGATGGCTGGACTCCCGCAGGAGGGGCACACCTTGATGTTGAAGTCTCGATTCGCCACGGATCACAGAGCCTTTTTTGAGGAGACCACGAAGTAGAACGTTTCCTCAGGTGGTTGAGGGACGAGCTTCCCCTTCGAATAAATCATAATGCCCTCCAGGTTGGTGGCCTGGATGACGTACAGGTACTCGACAGGCCGGCCGCGCCCTGGGCTACGTGAGCGAAGCCGCTTGTAGATGGCAACAGCGTTCATGATGGATTCGGCGACGTCGAGCTCGGTGAGGCCGTCCGCCTCCATCTCGACACGGGCCTTCTCGCTGAAGGCGTAGTGACCGGCGAGAACGGCTCGCTTGATCCGAACAAGGGCATCCGACACCGCTACACGTTTACACCTTTTCTTGCTGGGAGTTCACGATGGCCAATGAGCGCAGGCCGCGTTGCCGGCATTGGGCCCCGGTGAAGGGCAGCACCACCCGGTTCTTCAGGGCCTCAGTTACCCCGCCGGTCGCTTCCCCGATCAGGCCGGGAATAACATTGGTCTGCTGGAAATCGGCGTGATCGGCGTACAGGATCACCGGCTTGCGCCGGAACTCGTGCTGGAACACGCGCGAAAGCCGGTCGTACCAGCGTTCGGCCATGCGGGCGGCGTCGCCCACCGCCGTGGCCTCTTCCGGGTAGAAGTGGATGTCGAAGTGGTCGGCGTGCAGCACTCTCCAGTCGAAATCCTGGTACTGCACCTTGTTGCGCCCGAAGTACTGGGCGCCGGCCGCACCAGGGTAGGACAACAGCAGCGCAAGCTGCAGGAGCAGTAGTGCTGACGCGCGGCGCCGCGACCTGGAGCTGTCCCGAATGGTACCCATTTCCTTCGCCTCCCCACCGCCCGCCGCAACCCGGACCTCGAGCCCTGGCGCGGCCCGCCGGCTCGCCGGCCGAAGGGCATGGCTCGGCAACGTGCAATCGGTGTACCACGGAACCACCTGGTGGCTCGCTACTGTGCTTGTGAAGAACCGCCAGTCGCTTGATGGAGCAGCGTTTCTGCGTCATCTTGCAAACGGCGACCCGATTTCCCTGGCCCACGGAGTGAACGATGCCGTTGTACGAGTATTCGTGCCGCACCTGCGGCACGGCCTTCGAGCGCCGGCTGAAGTACGAGGAGCGGCTGGCGCCGCAGACGTGCCCCGCCTGCGGCAACAGCGAGACGGTGCTGCGACTCTCGACACCCGCGCTGGTTGGCTCGGCTGCGGAGGCGACGGGCGTCTGCCCGACCAGCGGAAACCCGTGCGGCTGCGCGCACGCAGTCCACAACTGAGGCGAGCGGCGCAAACCATCCGATCGCATGACGCGGTGATCGCATGACGCATCGAAGCGCGGGCGTTAGCCTGGCCGCTCCGCTCCCGCCGCTGTGCGTGGACCTGGACGGCACGCTGGTGGCGACCGACCTGTTCTGGGAGGCGCTGGTGGCGTTCCTGCGCCAGCGTCCGGCGAGCGCCTGGCGAGTCCCGCTCTGGCTGCTGCGCGGGCGGGCGTTCCTCAAGCAGGAGCTGACTCGGCGCGTGCCCTTCGAGCCGGCGGACTTGCCCTACCGCGAGGAGGTGCTCGGCTTCCTGCGCGAGCAGCGCGCGGCCGGCCGGGAGCTGATCCTGGCCACGGCAGCGGACCGCGCGGCTGCCGAGCGGGTGGCGGCGCACCTCGGGCTGTTCTCGGGCGTTCTCGCCAGTGACGGCCAGACCAATCTGATCGGGCCCCGCAAGCTGGAAGCGCTCGAGCGCCTGCTCGGTGAGCGGGGCTTCGACTACGTTGGCGACGCCGCCGCCGACCTGCCGGTCTGGCGCGCGGCACGCGAGCCCGTGCTGGTAGCGCCCTCCTGGCGGGTACGCCGGCTGATGCGCCGCGAAGCGCCGGGCGCGCGCCTGCTCTCCCCCCGAGCCGGCGGCGCCGCCGCGCTGTTCCGCGCCCTGCGGCCGCACCAGTGGGTGAAGAACTTCCTGCTCTTCGTGCCCCTGCTGCTGGCGCACCAGCTCGGCGAGCCGGACATGCTGCTGCGCGTCGGCCTGGCCTTTCTCGCCTTCAGCTTGTGCGCGTCCGGCGCCTACGTCACCAATGACCTGCTGGACCTGCAGCATGACCGCCGGCATCCGCGCAAGCGGCGGCGCCCCTTCGCCGCGGGGCTCCTCTCCATTCCCACCGGGCTGCTGACGGGCCCCCTGCTGGTCGCAGCCGGCTTCGCCGTGGCCGCCCTGATCAGCCGGCCGAGCTTCCTGGCCGCGCTCGGCGTGTACCTTGTCCTGACCTCGGCCTACTCGCTGTGGCTGCGCCAGGTGCTGATCCTGGACGTGCTGGTGCTCGCCGGGCTCTATACTATCCGCCTACTGGCCGGCGGCATGGCCGCCGCCGTCCCGGTCTCGCCCTGGACCCTCGCCTTCGCCGTGTTCCTGTTCTTCAGCCTGGCCTTCGTCAAGCGCTACTCCGAGCTGCGTGCGCTGCGCGCGACCGAGCAGGCGCGAGCCAACGGCCGGGATTACGGCATCGACGACCTGCCGCTCCTGGCCAGCATCGGGCCGGCGAGCGGCTACCTGGCCGTACTGGTGCTCGCCCTCTACATCAACAGCAACGAGGTCGGCGCGCTGTACCGGCACCCGCAGGTTCTCTGGCTCGTCGGACCCTGCCTGCTCTACTGGATCACCCGCCTCTGGTTCCTTGCCCACCGGGGCGAACTGCCCGATGACCCGGTGGTCTTCGCGCTCGAAGACCGCGTCAGCTACGTGATCGGCGGCATTGTCTCCGTCCTGGTGCTGCTGGCCACGTGAGCACGAGAAGGTACGAATCCTGGGGACGCTACCCGCGGGCCAGGCCAGCCGCCGTGGCGCGCGTTGTCTGGCGCAGCGAGCCGCCCCCGCTGGACGCCTGGCCGCAGCCTGTCCTGCCCTTCGGGCAGGGGCGAAGCTACGGCGATAGTTGCCTCAACGAGCAGGGCGTACTCCTCGATACCTCGCTGCTGGACCGCTTCATCTCCTTCGACGAGACGGCCGGGATCCTGCGCTGCGAGGCGGGCGTCACACTTGCCGCGATCCTCGAGCTGGTGGTCCCGCGCGCCTGGTTCCTGCCCGTGACGCCGGGCACCAAGTTCGTGTCCGTGGGTGGCGCCATCGCTCACGACGTGCACGGCAAGAACCACCACCGGGCGGGAACTCTGAGCCGGTACGTCCAGCAGTTCGAGCTGCTGCGTTCCGACGGCACCCGCCTGGTCTGCTCGCCCACGCTCAACGCGGATCTCTATCGGGCTACCATCGGCGGGCTCGGACTGACCGGCCTGATCCTGTGGGCCGAGATCCGGCTGCGGCCGATCCCCGGGCCGCTCATTGCCGTGGAGCGCATCCGTTTCGGCGGACTCGACGAGTTCTTCGAGCTGGCCGACGCATCTGACCGGGAGTGGGAGTACACGGTGGCCTGGGTCGACTGCCTGGCAGCCGGCAACAAGCTGGGCCGCGGCATCTTCATCCGCGGCGACCACGCTGTGCACGCGCCGGCCGGCTCGACCGCCCGCCACATGCCTCGCCTGCGCGTGCCCTTCGACTTACCCCGCGCGGCGCTCAGCCGCTGGCCCATGCGCGCCTTCAATGCCGCCTACTACCGGGCGCAGTGGCGCCGGAGCGTGCGCAAAACGGTGCACTACGACCCGTTCTTTTTCCCCCTGGACGCCGTCCTGGACTGGAACCGGATCTACGGGCGGGACGGGTTCCTGCAGCACCAATGCGTGGTGCCGCGCGACCGCGAGGATGCCATCAACGAGATCCTTCGAGCTACCGCCCGCTTCGGCCATGCTTCCTTCCTGGCCGTGCTCAAGCTGTTCGGCGACGCGTCTTCCCCGGGCATGCTCTCCTTCCCGCGACCCGGGATCACGCTGACGCTCGATTTCCCGTTCCGGGGCCCGCGTACGCTGGAACTGCTGGAGCGGCTGGACGCCATTGTGCGCCAGGCGGGCGGCGCCGTCTACCCCGCCAAGGACGCCCGCATGTCGCGCGAGAGCTTCCAGCAGTTTTTCCCGAACTGGCAGGACTTCGCCAGGTACATCGACCCCCGCTTTTCCTCCAGCTTCTGGAGGCGAGTGGTGGGAGGCGAGGCACAAGGCGCGGCGTGAAGAGGAGTCTGGTGATCGGGTTCAAGCCGGCACGGGCAGGGCACGGAGCGCAAGGCGCAGCTTGAAGACGATTCTGGTAATCGGAGCGACGTCGCGCATCGCCCACGAAGTCGCACGCGGCTTCGCCGCCTCCGGCGCCGAGCTTTTCCTGGTCGGGCGCGGCGCCGAAAAGCTCGAGGCCGTGGCCGGCGACCTGCGCGTGCGCGGCGCCGCGCGCGTCACCACCTTCCTGCTGGATGTGAACGACCTGCGCCGCCACCAGGAGATGCTCGCGGCCGCGCACGCCGCGCTGGGAACGGTCGACCTGGCGCTCATCGCCCACGGCACCCTGCCCGACCAGCGGCGGTGCGAGCAGAGCGTGCCCGAAACCCTCTCCCAGTTCGCCACCAACGCGACCAGCGTGATGGCCCTGCTCACGCTGCTCGCCAGCCATTTCGAGCAGCAGCGGCGCGGGTCGATCGC
It encodes the following:
- a CDS encoding AAA family ATPase, producing MLRHLADQLRLPLFVWTPTKGLRRDGTPGAVYRTLEAEKVLTKAMIEDSRLSADDIGRVIEAKKQIIEREGLLEYYPLEQEVHEIADLQALKDWLGKRRAFITEPERAAEYGLSFPKGILLVGVPGCGKSLCARAVAMEWGLPLLRLDPGNLYNKYLGESEKNFQRAIRAAERMAPVILWIDELEKAFAAAGDSADGGVSTRILGSFLTWLQDRKGDVFVVATANDVSRLPPEFIRKGRFDEIFFLDLPTPEVRAALFRIHLARRGQDPQRFDLGTLVNAAGGFSGAEIEQAIVSGLYTAFAGGTQLSTAALLDEISRTRPLARTMAERIQALRHWARDRTVSAQ
- a CDS encoding zinc ribbon domain-containing protein, which produces MPLYEYSCRTCGTAFERRLKYEERLAPQTCPACGNSETVLRLSTPALVGSAAEATGVCPTSGNPCGCAHAVHN
- a CDS encoding SDR family oxidoreductase, whose translation is MKTILVIGATSRIAHEVARGFAASGAELFLVGRGAEKLEAVAGDLRVRGAARVTTFLLDVNDLRRHQEMLAAAHAALGTVDLALIAHGTLPDQRRCEQSVPETLSQFATNATSVMALLTLLASHFEQQRRGSIAVITSVAGDRGRRSNYVYGAAKGAVTLFLQGLRNRLFRVGVTVTTIKPGFVDTPMTAHLPKSLLFASADRVGRSIHRAILRRKDVAYVPWFWRWMMLAVRLVPERVFKRLEL
- a CDS encoding FAD-binding oxidoreductase; amino-acid sequence: MSTRRYESWGRYPRARPAAVARVVWRSEPPPLDAWPQPVLPFGQGRSYGDSCLNEQGVLLDTSLLDRFISFDETAGILRCEAGVTLAAILELVVPRAWFLPVTPGTKFVSVGGAIAHDVHGKNHHRAGTLSRYVQQFELLRSDGTRLVCSPTLNADLYRATIGGLGLTGLILWAEIRLRPIPGPLIAVERIRFGGLDEFFELADASDREWEYTVAWVDCLAAGNKLGRGIFIRGDHAVHAPAGSTARHMPRLRVPFDLPRAALSRWPMRAFNAAYYRAQWRRSVRKTVHYDPFFFPLDAVLDWNRIYGRDGFLQHQCVVPRDREDAINEILRATARFGHASFLAVLKLFGDASSPGMLSFPRPGITLTLDFPFRGPRTLELLERLDAIVRQAGGAVYPAKDARMSRESFQQFFPNWQDFARYIDPRFSSSFWRRVVGGEAQGAA
- a CDS encoding UbiA family prenyltransferase, which codes for MTHRSAGVSLAAPLPPLCVDLDGTLVATDLFWEALVAFLRQRPASAWRVPLWLLRGRAFLKQELTRRVPFEPADLPYREEVLGFLREQRAAGRELILATAADRAAAERVAAHLGLFSGVLASDGQTNLIGPRKLEALERLLGERGFDYVGDAAADLPVWRAAREPVLVAPSWRVRRLMRREAPGARLLSPRAGGAAALFRALRPHQWVKNFLLFVPLLLAHQLGEPDMLLRVGLAFLAFSLCASGAYVTNDLLDLQHDRRHPRKRRRPFAAGLLSIPTGLLTGPLLVAAGFAVAALISRPSFLAALGVYLVLTSAYSLWLRQVLILDVLVLAGLYTIRLLAGGMAAAVPVSPWTLAFAVFLFFSLAFVKRYSELRALRATEQARANGRDYGIDDLPLLASIGPASGYLAVLVLALYINSNEVGALYRHPQVLWLVGPCLLYWITRLWFLAHRGELPDDPVVFALEDRVSYVIGGIVSVLVLLAT